From one Rhizobium rosettiformans genomic stretch:
- a CDS encoding YdcH family protein produces MADQEQADVRLSLARLRQEHEDYDAAINAMITTGCDALRIQRMKKKKLSIKDKITALEDQIIPDIIA; encoded by the coding sequence ATGGCCGATCAGGAACAGGCCGACGTCAGGCTTTCGTTGGCACGGCTTCGCCAGGAACATGAAGACTATGATGCGGCGATCAATGCCATGATCACGACCGGCTGCGACGCCCTTCGGATTCAGCGCATGAAGAAGAAGAAACTATCCATCAAGGACAAGATCACCGCGCTGGAAGACCAGATCATTCCCGACATCATCGCCTGA
- the purE gene encoding 5-(carboxyamino)imidazole ribonucleotide mutase, translating to MTAECPPVAIIMGSQSDWETMKNAADTLDALGVSYEARIVSAHRTPDRMVAFAKGARDEGFKVIIAGAGGAAHLPGMVASMTNLPVFGVPVQSKTMSGLDSLYSIVQMPAGIPVGTLAIGRAGAVNAALLAARVLAAFDEELADRLDEWVERQTASVAEYPVDEAP from the coding sequence ATGACAGCTGAGTGCCCGCCCGTCGCCATCATCATGGGAAGCCAGTCCGACTGGGAAACCATGAAGAATGCCGCCGACACGCTCGACGCACTCGGCGTCTCCTATGAAGCCCGCATCGTTTCGGCACATCGCACGCCCGATCGCATGGTGGCCTTTGCCAAGGGCGCCCGCGACGAGGGCTTCAAGGTGATTATCGCCGGCGCCGGCGGCGCTGCCCACCTGCCGGGCATGGTCGCCTCGATGACCAATCTGCCCGTCTTCGGCGTGCCCGTTCAGTCGAAAACGATGTCCGGCCTCGACAGCCTCTATTCCATCGTCCAGATGCCCGCCGGCATTCCCGTCGGAACGCTTGCCATTGGCCGCGCTGGCGCCGTCAACGCCGCCTTGCTCGCCGCCCGCGTGCTCGCCGCCTTCGACGAAGAACTGGCCGACCGCCTCGACGAATGGGTCGAGCGCCAAACGGCATCGGTCGCTGAATACCCCGTGGACGAGGCCCCATGA
- a CDS encoding 5-(carboxyamino)imidazole ribonucleotide synthase: MTIRTIGIIGGGQLGRMLAMSAARLNFRTVILEPQADSPAEQVANQQITAAYDDPAALAELARLCDVVTYEFENVPVSAAETLAASVPVYPPPKALEVAQDRVTEKRFLNASGIETARFHAVDSQADLEAALTDFGGEGVLKTRRLGYDGKGQRVYRKGDSSDGGYEALGSVPLILESFVPFVREISIIAARGTDGEVRCYDPTENVHRGGILHTSTQPAAITQDTAKAAREAATRLLDALAYVGVVGMEFFVLEDGSLIANEIAPRVHNSGHWTEAACMVSQFEQHIRAVASLPLGDTVRHSDCVMTNLIGDDIDSVPAWLAKPNVLVHLYGKTEARPGRKMGHVTEILPFRD; this comes from the coding sequence ATGACCATCCGCACCATCGGCATCATCGGTGGGGGCCAGCTTGGCCGCATGCTGGCCATGTCCGCCGCCCGGCTGAATTTCCGCACCGTGATTCTCGAGCCGCAGGCCGACAGCCCCGCTGAGCAGGTGGCCAATCAGCAGATCACGGCCGCCTATGACGATCCGGCAGCGCTGGCAGAACTCGCCCGCCTTTGCGACGTCGTCACCTATGAATTCGAAAACGTCCCCGTTTCGGCCGCCGAGACGCTGGCTGCCAGCGTGCCCGTCTATCCGCCGCCAAAGGCTCTCGAGGTTGCCCAGGATCGTGTGACGGAAAAACGTTTCCTCAACGCATCCGGCATCGAGACCGCCCGCTTCCACGCCGTGGACAGCCAGGCCGACCTCGAAGCGGCCCTCACCGATTTCGGCGGTGAAGGCGTGCTGAAGACCCGCCGCCTCGGTTACGACGGCAAGGGCCAGAGGGTCTATCGCAAGGGCGACAGCTCAGACGGCGGCTATGAGGCACTCGGCTCGGTACCGCTCATTCTCGAAAGCTTCGTGCCCTTCGTTCGCGAGATCTCGATCATCGCCGCCCGCGGCACTGATGGCGAAGTCCGCTGCTACGACCCGACCGAGAATGTTCATCGGGGCGGCATCCTGCACACCTCGACCCAGCCTGCCGCGATCACGCAGGACACGGCCAAGGCCGCCCGCGAGGCCGCGACCAGGCTGCTCGACGCCCTGGCCTATGTCGGCGTCGTCGGCATGGAGTTCTTCGTGCTTGAAGACGGCAGCCTGATCGCCAACGAGATCGCGCCCCGCGTACACAATTCCGGCCACTGGACGGAGGCTGCCTGCATGGTCTCGCAGTTCGAGCAGCACATCCGCGCGGTCGCCTCTCTGCCGCTCGGCGACACCGTGCGCCACTCCGATTGCGTGATGACGAATCTGATCGGCGACGACATCGATTCTGTCCCCGCATGGCTCGCAAAGCCGAACGTGCTCGTCCATCTCTACGGCAAGACGGAAGCCCGCCCTGGTCGCAAGATGGGTCATGTGACCGAAATCCTGCCGTT